A single window of Oncorhynchus clarkii lewisi isolate Uvic-CL-2024 chromosome 10, UVic_Ocla_1.0, whole genome shotgun sequence DNA harbors:
- the LOC139419768 gene encoding protocadherin beta-16-like, with the protein MGYIGFTVSAFVLHLAFVLSLIRISNGDMTYSIPEEMKRGSVVGNIAKDLGLDAKRLSARKARLEEDGTKHFCDINLNSGDLVVVERIDREQLCGPRISCGLKYEMVLESPLELHRISLQIQDVNDNSPQFADDVIKLEIRESADRGERFPINEAHDADIGQNAVQSYSLQRNDHFVLNVHTNRDGGKYGELVLEKELDREQKQEVTLLLTAVDGGTPQRSGTVVIHVTVLDANDNIPIFSQDVYKVSLPENSPLGTVVDTVRATDVDEGANGEVTYDLGRVSEELKNLFHLDSKTGVIILSGPIDYEEQPIYELRVLAKDGAGLVSYTKVLIDITDVNDNAPVILIKTLANPIPENVLPGTEVGIINVQDKDSEGNRQVRCSIQQNVPFKLNPSIKNYYSLVTTGELDREIISDYNITITATDEGTPPLSSSKTIHLSVSDVNDNPPAFEEQSYRAYVTENNKPGSSMCSVTARDPDWRQNGTVVYSLLHSDVNGVPVSSFLSINGDTGVIHAVRAFDYEQFRSFKVHVVARDNGSPPLSSNVSVSVFITDENDNSPQILYPALAGNSLMTEMVPKAALAGSLVSKVIAVDADSGQNAWLSYHIVKSTDPGLFTIALHSGEIRAQRDISESDTMKQNLVISVKDNGQPSLSTTCDVYLLISDNLAEVPELKDMAYEDSSKLTSYLIIALVSVSTFFLTFIILILAVRFCRSGKPRMLFDGAVTIPSAYFPPNYAEVDGAGTLRSSYNYDAYLTTGSRTSDFKFVRSYNDSTLPADQTLKKNLNDPLGENIITFNTLGECESFDSVPLFITDNL; encoded by the exons ATGGGCTACATTGGATTTACAGTTTCAGCTTTTGTCCTCCATCTGGCTTTTGTTCTATCCCTGATACGCATCAGCAATGGCGACATGACCTATTCTATTCCAGAGGAGATGAAACGCGGATCTGTGGTCGGAAATATAGCCAAGGATCTTGGGTTGGATGCTAAAAGACTGTCGGCTCGAAAAGCTCGTTTAGAAGAAGATGGAACTAAACACTTCTGTGACATTAACCTGAATTCGGGAGATCTTGTTGTCGTTGAAAGAATTGATAGGGAGCAGCTTTGCGGTCCGAGGATTTCATGTGGGCTCAAATATGAAATGGTTCTTGAAAGTCCTTTAGAATTGCATCGCATATCTCTTCAGATTCAGGATGTGAACGATAATTCACCACAGTTTGCAGATGATGTTATCAAATTGGAAATAAGGGAATCAGCTGATAGAGGTGAACGTTTCCCCATTAATGAGGCCCACGATGCAGATATAGGTCAGAATGCAGTTCAAAGCTACTCTTTACAAAGGAATGACCATTTTGTCTTGAATGTTCATACTAATCGAGATGGGGGAAAATACGGTGAGTTAGTGTTAGAGAAAGAGCTGGACCGAGAACAAAAGCAGGAGGTGACGTTGTTACTTACTGCTGTTGACGGTGGGACTCCACAGAGATCTGGTACTGTAGTTATACACGTCACTGTGTTGGATGCTAACGACAATATTCCAATATTTAGCCAGGACGTGTATAAGGTCAGTCTACCAGAAAATTCTCCGCTGGGCACCGTAGTAGATACAGTCCGCGCAACTGATGTAGACGAGGGGGCAAATGGCGAGGTAACATATGATCTAGGTCGAGTTTCTGAGGAGTTGAAGAATTTGTTTCACCTCGATAGTAAAACTGGGGTTATAATACTGTCTGGACCGATAGATTATGAGGAGCAGCCCATTTATGAGTTGCGCGTCCTCGCCAAAGATGGTGCAGGTTTGGTGTCATACACAAAAGTACTGATAGATATTACTGACGTAAACGACAACGCACCAGTGATATTAATAAAAACTCTAGCCAATCCAATTCCCGAGAATGTGTTACCTGGAACAGAGGTGGGCATCATTAATGTACAGGATAAAGACTCTGAGGGGAATAGACAGGTCCGATGCTCCATTCAACAAAATGTTCCATTCAAATTAAATCCCTCAATCAAAAACTATTATTCACTGGTAACAACAGGTGAACTAGACCGTGAGATAATATCAGATTATAACATAACTATCACTGCCACTGACGAGGGGACTCCGCCTTTATCCTCCTCAAAGACTATTCATTTATCTGTATCAGACGTTAATGACAATCCTCCTGCGTTTGAAGAACAATCCTACAGGGCCTATGTGACTGAAAATAACAAGCCGGGCTCCTCTATGTGTTCTGTTACTGCCAGAGACCCAGACTGGAGACAGAACGGCACGGTGGTCTATTCTCTATTGCACAGTGATGTGAACGGTGTTCCGGTGTCCTCATTTTTATCCATCAACGGAGACACGGGGGTGATCCATGCTGTTAGAGCATTTGATTATGAGCAGTTTAGGAGCTTCAAAGTCCACGTTGTAGCCAGAGACAATGGATCTCCTCCACTCAGCAGTAACGTGTCAGTGAGTGTCTTCATAACAGATGAGAATGATAACTCCCCCCAGATATTATACCCTGCTCTAGCAGGGAACTCCTTGATGACTGAGATGGTCCCCAAAGCTGCTCTGGCGGGGTCCCTGGTTTCCAAGGTGATAGCTGTGGATGCTGACTCTGGACAGAATGCATGGCTTTCATATCACATCGTGAAATCGACTGATCCGGGACTTTTCACTATTGCTCTCCACAGTGGAGAGATCAGGGCACAGCGGGACATTTCTGAATCTGACACTATGAAGCAAAACCTTGTTATATCAGTGAAAGATAAcggacagccctctctctctacaacatgTGATGTATATTTACTCATATCAGATAACTTGGCTGAGGTTCCAGAACTGAAAGACATGGCTTATGAGGATAGTTCCAAACTTACTTCCTATTTGATCATCGCTCTGGTCTCTGTCTCCACCTTTTTTCTGACGTTCATTATTCTCATCCTGGCCGTGAGGTTCTGCCGCAGTGGAAAGCCTAGAATGTTGTTTGATGGAGCAGTCACCATTCCCAGTGCATATTTCCCTCCCAACTATGCAGAGGTGGATGGAGCTGGAACTCTCCGTAGTTCTTATAACTATGACGCATACCTGACAACCGGCTCACGCACCAGTGACTTCAAGTTTGTCAGATCTTACAATGACAGCACGCTGCCTGCTGACCAGACACTTAAGAAGAATCTAAATGACCCTCTTGGAGAAAATATCATCACTTTCAACACGTTGGGGGAGTGCGAG TCATTTGATTCAGTCCCACTTTTCATCACTGATAATCTCTGA